From a region of the Coffea arabica cultivar ET-39 chromosome 3e, Coffea Arabica ET-39 HiFi, whole genome shotgun sequence genome:
- the LOC113737182 gene encoding meiotic recombination protein DMC1 homolog: MAMQAFKSEEQSQLQLVEREEIDDEEDLFEAIDKLTAHGINAGDVKKLQDAGIYTCNGLMMQTKKSLTGIKGLSEAKVDKICEAAEKIVNFGYITGSDALLKRKAVVRITTGSQALDELLGGGVETSAITEAFGEFRSGKTQLAHTLCVSTQLPVNMRGGNGKVAYIDTEGTFRPDRIVPIAERFGMDPGAVLDNIIYARAYTYEHQYNLLLGLAAKMAEEPFRLLIVDSVIALFRVDFTGRGELADRQQKLAQMLSRLTKIAEEFNVAVYMTNQVIADPGGGVFISDPKKPAGGHVLAHASTIRLMFRKGKGEQRVCKVFDAPNLPEAEAISFPLNLSYSVIIMT, translated from the exons ATGGCGATGCAGGCTTTCAA GTCCGAAGAACAGAGCCAGTTGCAGCTCGTTGAAAGAGAAGAGATCGACGATGAAGAAGACTTGTTCGAAGCCATTGACAAAC TGACAGCTCATGGAATAAATGCTGGTGATGTCAAGAAGCTTCAGGATGCCGGGATCTATACCTGCAATGGATTGATGATGCAAACAAAGAAG AGCTTGACTGGAATAAAGGGATTATCTGAGGCCAAAGTTGACAAGATTTGTGAAGCTGCTGAAAAGATAGTG AACTTTGGTTACATAACTGGAAGTGATGCTCTTCTTAAA AGGAAAGCTGTGGTTCGTATTACAACTGGAAGTCAGGCTCTAGATGAACTGTTAGGGG GTGGAGTTGAAACATCAGCAATTACTGAAGCTTTTGGTGAATTCAG ATCAGGAAAGACACAGCTTGCTCACACACTCTGCGTCTCCACACAG CTTCCTGTTAACATGAGAGGTGGCAATGGAAAGGTTGCTTACATTGATACTGAGGGGACTTT TCGACCTGATCGCATTGTGCCAATTGCtgaaaggtttggcatggatcCAGGAGCTGTACTAGACAAC ATCATTTATGCTCGTGCATACACGTATGAGCATCAGTACAATCTGCTGCTGGGTCTTGCTGCCAAAATGGCTGAAGAGCCTTTCAGGCTTCTG ATTGTTGATTCGGTGATTGCTCTATTTCGAGTTGATTTTACTGGAAGAGGAGAATTGGCAGACCGACAG CAAAAGTTGGCTCAGATGCTCTCTAGGTTAACAAAGATTGCTGAGGAGTTTAATGTTGCAGTATACATGACCAACCAAG TTATAGCAGATCCTGGAGGAGGTGTCTTCATATCTGATCCAAAGAAACCAGCAGGAGGACATGTGCTTGCTCATGCGTCCACAATACGGTTAATGTTCAGGAAGGGTAAAGGCGAACAGCGTGTCTGCAAAGTCTTTGATGCACCAAATCTTCCTGAAGCTGAAGCTATATCCTTCCCACTTAATTTAAGTTATTCAGTAATCATTATGACGTAG
- the LOC113736186 gene encoding stem-specific protein TSJT1, which translates to MLAVFEKSVAKSPDALQTPNSESVSALKDGFLAQHFSSLQPGSVTINLGSSGFMAYSSDKQNPLLPRLFAVVDDIFCLFQGHIENVAHLKQQYGLNKIANEVIIVIEAYRSLRDRGPYPPDQVVRDIHGKFAFILYDSTAKTTFMAADVDGSVPFFWGTDSEGHLVVSTDLDVVKKGCGKSFAPFPKGCFFTSSGGLRSYEHPHNELKPVPRVDSSGEVCGANFKVDAEAKKGGTGMPRVGSAANWSQNY; encoded by the exons atgttgGCAGTGTTTGAAAAATCAGTAGCGAAGAGCCCAGATGCTTTGCAGACACCAAATTCTGAGTCAGTTTCTGCACTAAAAGATGGGTTCTTGGCGCAGCATTTTTCATCTTTACAACCTGGCTCTGTTACAATTAATCTTGGTTCTTCTGGATTCATGGCCTACTCCAGCGACAAGCAAAACCCTTTGCTCCCCAG ATTGTTTGCAGTTGTTGATGACATTTTCTGCCTGTTCCAAGGCCATATTGAGAATGTTGCGCATCTTAAGCAGCAATATGGGTTAAATAAGATTGCAAATGAGGTGATAATTGTTATTGAGGCTTACCGGAGCTTGAGGGACCGAGGTCCTTATCCTCCAGATCAAGTTGTTAGAGATATCCATGGGAAATTTGCATTCATCCTATATGACAGCACTGCAAAAACTACTTTTATGGCTGCT GATGTTGATGGGAGTGTACCCTTCTTTTGGGGAACTGATTCTGAAGGCCATCTTGTCGTATCAACTGATTTGGATGTTGTGAAAAAAGGCTGTGGCAAGTCCTTTGCACCATTTCCCAAAG GATGCTTCTTCACAAGTTCGGGAGGGTTGAGGAGCTACGAGCACCCCCACAATGAGTTGAAGCCAGTGCCAAGGGTGGATAGTTCTGGGGAAGTTTGTGGTGCAAACTTTAAGGTGGATGCAGAAGCTAAGAAGGGGGGTACTGGAATGCCCAGAGTTGGAAGTGCTGCAAACTGGTCCCAAAACTACTAG